Below is a genomic region from Nilaparvata lugens isolate BPH chromosome 3, ASM1435652v1, whole genome shotgun sequence.
caataatgaCCACCATCTTTAATTTTTctatgatgtcgaatattttcgatgtttccatcatcaatattcttattcggcttgtaacgaagagattgagatcatttgcaagtctctatcttgaagtattTTATAGTCATAGCAtgttacctcatgcgtatggaaaaaTGCACCaaaaatcatgcagggttttctttggagggcgctggagaactcattttttgacgtaaAGCACATGAAGACATATCGTTCGAAAGTTGATAAAACGCTTCAAATTTCATAGATTCAAATTTTCTCTGTTTCActtgcacaaaaaaagttataatagaatgaaatttgaaaaaaatgtagaaaaaagtattgagaggaaaattttatcaaacagAAATTGTAaagaaagatttttaaaatattttcgtctgaaAAAACGGTTCAATTTCTTGAACGGTTATTAAAATACAAGCgctatagcaaaaccctgaaaattttggcggccatcttgtttccgaggtgtttgcctgtgatttcgacttatcatcaccACGATCTTTATAATGCTAgtcctaacgaagaaattggcCCGGACTAATGTATGAAAGTCGCATTCGTTTCGGCTAAGAACCGAAATCGATTTGAACCTAATGAAACCGTGTGTGAAGCTAGTCttacccatctctggtctcttggttttttctttttgcccctccgaaactttgcATGGTTAAAAGCCTCGTCTCtctcaagaagttttgcctgatggccgcccttctttgagcagtggtgaggttttGTCTCTCCACCTGCAAACTGCACCTGCAAAGAGCAACTGGATGCAAGTTGCTCTATTGCATCCTCAGGAATACCTGCAGATTCTTGCTTATCTGGACTTCTGAGAAACTCATCCTCCCTCTCCTGTTGGGATGGTGTGATTGAGCTTACTTCATCCATGTCGTGATTAGTAGCCGCCTTCTCAATGTTGATAGCCTCTATATAAGAGTGCAACAGAACCTCCTGTGTTCCTGAGGCACCTGCCCTGATGGGGTGGATCCCgatgggtttgaaggcaaggtaacttctggagttgccttggggtttGGTTTGTTCATGTGGCTCCCACGAACAGCTAGGAAAGTGGAGTCAACCCAGACAGAGCTTCGCATGTCCAGGCACGGCTAAATACTACAGGAGGGCGCCTGGTATCCTGCAGGCACCGTTAGAGAGTTAGATACACCATATAAAAGCACCATCCATCAGCACGGTCCACATCACACCTTGGGTTGGCCCAAGAAGTAAGAATACGGCGAAGGATGGCCTACATTTGGCCCAGGGCATTTGGGGCATGCTCAAATGTGCCATTCCAGAAATGAAAAGTTTCAAAACatactaagaagaagaagggtttTGAAAAGGTCATGTTTTATAGCTAAAACTATTCGAAATTGGCTCTTTTATGAATCAATACCCATtcgttattttttattcacctatgaaatgtgttcaataatttatgctcacCCTGTAATATAATATCAGATGAATAGACTTTTCAACTTCAacatatttgttttgtttgaatttgagGCCGGTGACATCAGCCGATGTGCTGTCGATTGAGAAGCGTCTGCTGCAAACGATGGACATGATCatagtgaagaagaagaggatcgCCCTGGCAAAACGGGCCGCCAACAGCCGGGCGGGAGGACAGGGCATTTGGGGCATGCTCAAAACGGTCGCTGTCAACACCAGCTCTTCCGAAAGTATCCTTTcgcaaaataaaattcatttgtcACAAAAAACCATGTCCGTGATTGAATTCACTCGTAACTATCCTGTTTCATGCAAATATtgcttcatttattcatttatctctgtattttaaaagtatatctgcatctatataaataaaaatcgagccccaaattttgacattcaataattttttttatgagtccgaatttgatgatttttttagttgagTATGTTATGTccaggagcaggtttatggcctattaaatttattatctgACTTCAGtactttcctacggtccttcaaagtttatatGTAATCCTTAAGGCAAAATATTTGTttgctggccacacacagaaataaaaatcagctgtttataatcattgtttgtaacctaatcattgcgtcatccaacagccatCGGTAGACCtgcttttctatttttttccactgatatacaaaattttaattctaataacaatgccgcggtacgaacgacgtccaaacttgggtcgtagaactcgaaatgctgtaaatttagaatatgcacgggaaaatcagcagcaaggagatataccattcaattccccagcaagctgcattcaactatatctaaaaatacgaactgctgcacaactaactaagcacataggaagtccatattgagatataaatgtaaatactgattgttggatagttttcataaaaatatagtgcatcagattaagctaagcaCACCGGAGGAGGCGcagcttggtgatacaaagtgttgatcttatcacaccgttccacgccatgcccgattcagtgtgtgtgagttcttccattcaaaccgataagcaagaagcacctggatgcaaaatgccgcatcgcgcctcctcaggtgtgcatccagctaaagtttgtcatgagatgcattaactatttggcggtacgaagttcgccgggccagctagtattaATATACAAATGTATATGCCTCTGTATACTTATTCTGTATCTCTGTGTAGTACAAAAACCCTATTGACACCCACTAAGGCCGTAATTAGTTCAATTCACATCATGCTGTGATACTTTGTGTTACTCTGCTGGAGTGAtcatctttattctttattgattcatacaataaaatctgtctatcttctatcttcttctcatAAATAAGGAAAGAAATTATCTTAAAATATAAGTACGTGATTGTAAACTGATTAACTTACAATTTTACATTAAGAAGCTCTAATATTATAATGGTTCTGAATTTACCATGGATAGTTATAATTAtgcctattttcattttttttaatcaattaatttagatttgaaaataaaacaaatatattcaatttttgattcaaaGTTTACGCAACGATAAAAGCACAACCAAGCAAAGCTTTCTCCAAGTAATTCAGTGGCGTTATTGGTAGCACGTGCGACCAATGAATCAAAAGTTGAaactgaattatttttttttttttgctgagaattttcaacgtTTGATTAAGCATATCTGAAATTTTGACaaagtaataaataatcattctatgtttcctggacataagaAGATTGTattttacaacacaaaattTTATCCAGTGCacagcacgggttatctgctagtaaCATATAAGTGTTTGTTTACTTATAGGATATAAGTACTCAGCtacaataaaatgtatgtatgtTTCGgccaatttctaattttttgtaattagttatttaaattttttaccTTAGCTCATACTTGATCAATAtagtattatttcattattatcaaacttAATAACACTGCGCTTTTGTTTTTCTAAATCATGTTTTATTATTGTTCACTCATGAATATACACTTGTACCGCAATGGCCGTATAATacttttctcaagtttttaaaatagcaactatatagtatttaatttatgtaactAAGATTCATGACACTGGCAGCGCCTATACACAATTGCTGCCACTTCAATTCTAAGAGAGAGATTCTTTGTAAAATATTCTGTTTTGCAAAAggagaataaatttcattttaatttaatatgacATTGGGTATTGTggcggcaaggcagaacatcctcACAGGATCTCGCTGTCAAAAAAGCCATAAGCACAATCTAAGGTTTGCAAAGTCTATAATACCTTGTGATGCATAGAATGCAATTTTCCTACTGAAATGTTGGCTCAGACATCTGGCAGTTGAAGCAGGAAATCTCGGCGCTCGAATTGCTGAGTAGGCAGTTGTTCCTGGAGGCACACGACACGCGAACCATGCGCGAACGATTGGAGTGGGCGCGTACTTGGCGCGGAAAGTACTTCAATGTGCTCGGATGCTTCTTCAGTATCTATTGCATTTGGAAAATATTCATTGTAAGTACTTCCATGTAACAGACTTCAATGTCATGTTGTCCATAGTgaagtccacattataatggcaatggagaaagataggagaacagcgttgccgattttctgccttgatattgccttctgtagaggatagcCAATACCATATCTGATGTAAATGTAATACTGTTCTTTCTTGTTTAAGatagtcaattatatttcatccgTCGAGaaaattatactatatttttaatgttactttttcataattgagattaatgttttgttaactaattatattatatttgttcattgtttaaaaacgatctggcaatgttGCGGAGTTAGAGAAGTATAGCGCTTTCTGCTTtgccgaatgatagacaagaatagcaacaccaatgttaatcaaatactgcaattattgTAATGTGGAACCCATTAGAAGCAATACCTTATCAGTGTGAACACTGCCCCAAGTTTGATTCCCTATTACTTTGATTTCCTTACAATAGTTCAAATCAAAtgcttccattataacgtggaccctactgtagtaataaattattattctttgtaATTAATCTCTCAATTGACCCTTCATTGAAATACTTGAAAGAAAAagtttaaatatatatttgggactcaaaattggacagaaattaataaatcagaaacatgacctatttttggactatttgtccaatatttgaaaaatgaacagttttgggtttcaAGCTTGTTTTTCCTCTTCTAATCATTAATAATGAGtcatgaattatattatatctatgaatgtataaataaataaaaattgagttattttatgATTGCAGTCAGCGTTCAACATAGTGTTCGACCGGGTGGGTAAGATAGACCCAGTGACCCGCGGCATGGAGATCGCCGTTCATTGGATTGGCTTCAACATCGACGTGGCCTTCTGGTCGCAACACGTGTCGTTCTTCCTTGTCGGTTGCATTGTGATCACCTCAATCAGGGGTCTGCTGCTCACTCTTACCAAGGTCCGTTGCGAATCTCTTCAGTCTCACATAACAAACATGATATTCgttgatgaaaattgaaaacctaTTCTCTTTTAGTATTAATATAAGTAGGATAAACACATCACGATTAATTCAATAGATGACAATATGTACAATGAATACAGTAATAGCCAAGCCATACCAAACTAGTCGGAAACACAGTCATAGTAGTTTATCCAAAGGTTTTAATAAGGGTCTTCAACACACGAATACAGTGAAACAAGTGAGCGAGCTGAACATTGAAAACCTGATAAACTGAGGTAAAAACGAAATTTGGACTTGAACTTTCAACAGTaaaaacataacctttttttgTCATGCTATCAAAATTTGTGAGTAgaatttgggccaagcctgttgttctttccctatcatattcataataaattatctgTAATTGTATCCgcaaatgaatagataaataaattatgtattgaAAACTTAATGAATTAGTAACTTGACGAAATAAGAGctagaaaaactgaaaacttaacgAATTGAATACTTGacatactgaaaacttgacgaattgaaaacttgccaaattgaatacttgatttattaaaaactttacaaatTGAAACCTGCTGCTAGTTTGTGTTTTAATGTTGATGCCACCAACATTGGAAACCGTAACATAATGTTCACATTATAGTATAGTATTGAAAATGCATTGCGAAAACACCCCTTCTATGTTATTGATTGTGATGCTCACATTATAACATGGTCGTAAATAAAAGTAGTCACAGTATTGTTATCATATTCCCTCTATTTCGATACAAGATTGACGTATTAAACGCTCATCTTGATCAGATCTCAAATCTTGGCCTAAATACGTAAATTGGCAAACAATGAACTGTGTACAATTAGCTCAACAGGTTTTCAATCTTATTCCAACTTTAGTACGCTCCTCCAATCGAATTCGGCAGTTGAAACAATCTAActaattaatcatggttaactGATCATTACATTAGATGCGTGTATGTTCAAGTGCACGTCacatcatgcatgagccgagtAACAAAATGTTGAAAGGGTCATTGAGAGACAgttgctcacactgaacgcaaccagcaagtgcacgcgttcagtgtgagtgttcctattgctctttccacattttgtttctcatctgcacgatTGGTCTTGCATGACTACGCGTGCATTTGCAcgtatacgcattcaatgtgatcatactcTAACATCAGTCAACAAGGAGTGTTTTGTACTTTAttcaaactaaaacattttctCAAGCATTCCttgattcaaattataattgaccgagcgaagtgaggtctaagattcaagtcgacggtttggcatttctcttatgattaaatgtttatatgttgcgcatttacggcgaaacgcggtaatagattttcatgaaatttgacaggtatgttccttttttaattgcgcgtcgacgtatatacaagggttttggaaagtttgcatttcaaggataatataaaaggaaaaaggagcctccttcatacgccaatattagagtaaaatcagactataggattattcatcataaatcagctgacaagtgattacacagatgtgtggagaagccagtctattgctgtatttccataaggtctatagtttcaatcgggtacttgcggatgagaaaactgcgtgaggtctactgttcacagaactactagtaatcatAGAGTGATGGCTAAcgtaaaattgaatagaataatattccaCTATTAACATGATGATAAATTATTGCTCTACGTGTTTATACTCTATATTACAACTTTGTTATTTATGTATCCATCACTCCTGTTCTTATTATCATGTATTTTatctaattatattatttatttttcactgGCAAATACTATTCCACTTCACAGTACAATGTtcaaattaacaaatattttttttatgttcTGTTACAGTTTTTCTATGCGATATCAAGCAGTAAATCCTCTAACATAATCGTGTTAGTACTGGCTCAAATAATGGTGAGTAAATAGTAATATATCGACCATTCATTTCAGTGCTTGGACTCAGTGTCCGGGCTGATAAGCTATCGTTCAGATAAGAGTAAGCTATCGTTCAGATAAGAGTAAGCTATCGTTCAGATAAGAGTAAGCTATCGTTCAGATAAGAGTAAGCTGTCGTTCAGATAAGAGTAAGCTATCGTCCAGATAAGAGTAAGCTATCGTTCAGATAAGAGTAAGCTGTCGTTCAGATAAGAGTAAGCTATCGTCCAGATAAGAGTAAGCTATCGTTCAGATAAGAGTAAGCTATCGTTCAGATAAGAGTAAGCTATCGTTCAGATAAGAGTAAGCTGTCGTTCAGATAAGAGTAAGCTATCGTCCAGATAAGAGTAAGGTATCGTTCAGATAAGAGCAAGCTGTCGTTCAGAAGAGTAAGCTATCGTTAGATAAGAGTAAGCTATCGTTCAGATAAGAGTAAGCTATCGTTCAGATAAGAGTAAGCTATCGTCCAGATAAGAGTAAGCTATCGTTCAGATAAGAGTAAGCTATCGTCCAGATAAGAGTAAGCTGTCGTTCAGATAAGAGTAAGCTATCGTTCAGATAAGAGTAAGCTATCGTTTAGATAAGAGTAAGCTATCGTTCAGATAAGAGTAAGCTATCGTTCAGATAAGAGTAAGCTATCGTTTAGATAAGAGTAAGCTATCGTTCAGATAAGAGTAAGCTATCGTTCAGATAAGAGTAAGCTATCGTTCAGATAAGAGTAAGCTATCGTTCAGATAAGAGTAAGCTATCGTTCAGATAAGAGTAAGCTATCGTTCAGATAAGATAAGCTATCGTTCAGAAGAGTAAGCTATCGTTCAGATAGAGTAAGCTATCGTTCAGATAAGAGTAAGCTATCGTTCAGATAAGAGTAAGCTATCGTTCAGATAAGAGTAAGCTATCGTTCAGATAAGAGTAAGCTATCGTTCAGATAAGAGTAAGCTATCGTTCAGATAAGATCGAATCATGCGCCTGCTTCTTCCCTTGGAAGGGTGACCACGTGAGCAAAcacctctgaatatgattcatgagttgaacGGAACCCACCTAtaactgtaggtccactcatctctcattatcatccggcccaatacccacgcacaagcctaaggcTCATCCCTAGCAAAAACtcacttcattttatttttcgtttaattttattttttgatttattgatagatTGAATGAGGGCTCATTGCACAGTCATATGGTCAAATCTTTGATTTGTAAAACTTAAAACATGTTGTTATACCTTCTATCAAAATAGAAGGTATTTCTCCTATAAAATAGGCCATCATATATTCTGCCAAATACTATTCGATGAGAGATATAACCTACTACACCACAAAGGTTTGACCATTTACGTAGACACTTAGGAACTAGGGTAGAATTGAGTTAAAATTGATTATCCGAATTATCATTTATCCGGACACTGCCATGCATAAATTATTCCGGATAATCGGTGCTCTATTGTTCTTTTATCTGAGCACGCATTTCAATGGAATATGAAATGCCTTACCAAGTAGAAATTGTGTTTCTTCTAACATTTTTATTACACTTTTCATTGTATGCATTTATGTTTGTTTCAGGGTATGCATTTCGTGTCATCGGTACTATTGATGCGAATGAACATGCCACCGAGTACCGGTCTATCATTACCGCCGTTCTGGGAGACCTGCAGTTCGGTTTCTACCATCGCTGGTTCGACCTTATATTCTTCATAAGCGCCGTTTCGTCATTAGTGTTCCTATACATAGCGCATCAGCCTAAACAGGCTGAGAAACGCTGAATCTGACAATTGAAGATTTCAAGCATTTCGCATGTTCAAGTAACACACAGCCTACTGAACATGCTgaattgatgtattattttgCCTTCCATGAAGGCTTATTGTATTAGGTTTTTAATTttatccaaaaatatttattaaatatgtttcaataaatgatttatcaatacAGTTTCCGGTATGAATGACGATTAAAAACATTTCTTGTGaatggattattatttttatcatgtatagttttaaaattaatgCCCTCGACTTTTCGGCAGGgcaaaatttattaaattatttaataaaaaatacccGTAAATAAACAGTGGTTATTCTTTTACAACCTGATTTCCATAGTCgtatgtaaaaattgaaaaacaacgtaccctttttcaacttcattttgcTACCTACTTACATGTTTCAGAATAGACTTGAAAATGTCGAAACGTCGAATGTTAaaagtaatgaaataaatttgataaagtgtacttttatttttaaattttcatataaatacgAGTATCCATtaccaaaaaattgaattttttacttGAAGcctgaaatgaaattaaaatcatcaagtacctattattattttattgatgaattatattgtgcattgataaaataatgaaagtgTACTTGATGATTTtatatcatttcaataattccTGTACCCCTACAAAGAAAAAGTGAATACCTAGAGCCAGCCTGCCTCTTGTCGGAAACCTGCATTACTAAATAATAGCAAATTATTTtaagtaattatttatttataaatatgtattgagttgattttcaaaaaagttatttttcttGATCCAGTTTTTGATACAGTCAATAATATACAACACAAGATAACATACTATTTCAATAAGAGTAAGCTATCGTTCAGATAAGATCGAATCATGCGCCTGCTTCTTCCCTTGGAAGGGTGACCACGTGAGCAAAcacctctgaatatgattcatgagttgaacGGAACCCACCTAtaactgtaggtccactcatctctcattatcatccggcccaatacccacgcacaagcctaaggcTCATCCCTAGCAAAAACtcacttcattttatttttcgtttaattttattttttgatttattgatagatTGAATGAGGGCTCATTGCACAGTCATATGGTCAAATCTTTGATTTGTAAAACTTAAAACATGTTGTTATACCTTCTATCAAAATAGAAGGTATTTCTCCTATAAAATAGGCCATCATATATTCTGCCAAATACTATTCGATGAGAGATATAACCTACTACACCACAAAGGTTTGACCATTTACGTAGACACTTAGGAACTAGGGTAGAATTGAGTTAAAATTGATTATCCGAATTATCATTTATCCGGACACTGCCATGCATAAATTATTCCGGATAATCGGTGCTCTATTGTTCTTTTATCTGAGCACGCATTTCAATGGAATATGAAATGCCTTACCAAGTAGAAATTGTGTTTCTTCTAACATTTTTATTACACTTTTCATTGTATGCATTTATGTTGGTTTCAGGGTATGCATTTCGTGTCATCGGTACTATTGATGCGAATGAACATGCCACCGGAGTACCGGTCTATCATTACCGCCGTTCTGGGAGACCTGCAGTTCGGTTTCTACCATCGCTGGTTCGACCTTATATTCTTCATAAGCGCCGTTTCGTCATTAGTGTTCCTATACATAGCGCATCAGCCTAAACAGGCTGAGAAACGCTGAATCTGACAATTGAAGATTTCAAGCATTTCGCATGTTCAAGTAACACACAGCCTACTGAACATGCTgaattgatgtattattttgCCTTCCATGAAGGCTTATTGTATTAGGTTTTTAATTttatccaaaaatatttattaaatatgtttcaataaatgatttatcaatacAGTTTCGGTATGAATGACGATTAAAAACATTTCTTGTGaatggattattatttttatcatgtatagttttaaaattaatgCCCTCGACTTTTCGGCAGGgcaaaatttattaaattatttaataaaaaatacccGTAAATAAACAGTGTTATTCTTTTACAACCTGATTTCCATAGTCgtatgtaaaaattgaaaaacaacgtaccctttttcaacttcattttgcTACCTACTTACATGTTTCAGAATAGACTTGAAAATGTCGAAACGTCGAATGTTAaaagtaatgaaataaatttgataaagtgtacttttatttttaaattttcatataaatacgAGTATCCATtaccaaaaaattgaattttttacttGAAGcctgaaatgaaattaaaatcatcaagtacctattattattttattgatgaattatattgtgcattgataaaataatgaaagtgTACTTGATGATTTtatatcatttcaataattccTGTACCCCTACAAAGAAAAAGTGAATACCTAGAGCCAGCCTGCCTCTTGTCGGAAACCTGCATTACTAAATAATAGCAAATTATTTtaagtaattatttatttataaatatgtattgagttgattttcaaaaaagttatttttcttGATCCAGTTTTTGATACAGTCAATAATATACAACACAAGATAACATACTATTTCAACAATAGTAAACATACAGTTGCCCAGAAATACGTCCAAATGGAAAATGGCTGAATCATTAATGTTATAGTTACTATATGCGTTACTACGAAATACTCGATAAATGGAATTGTTCCAAACTCGTAAGTTGAATAAATATCCAATATTGTTTAACATATATACTTTCTTTTCAAACATATATTAAATACATAagtgaatcaataaatatgCAGTGTTGACTTGTCTAGTCCGTGCAAACCTTATTTTGCAGCACGGGGCTTTATGGTCAATAATATTCCAATATAACAATAGGAGCACAAATCTGCCGTTTTTTTGCTCTATAATATGCTCTATAATCTATTAAAAAGGCCTACGGTCtctttttcattctttctctcacacaattaGGCTCTCACACAGGCATTCTGGATTCTGTGAAATCTGGCAGCACTGCAGAGCAATGCTTCAAACTGAGGTTTGCACAGACTTTAGAactaattttttatcaatctaAATTCTATTAAAACATGAACTATACATGTAGTGATATATTGTgacttttatttttaaattttcatataaatacgAG
It encodes:
- the LOC111049527 gene encoding Golgi pH regulator isoform X1 encodes the protein MGFEEVLVILVTQVFFFMGGWVFFVKQLFRDYEVHNRFVQLIFSVTFSLSCTLFELIIFEIIGVFESSSRYWYWNIFLYAILIMLIVIIPFYIGYSILSNISYVKEKLLRPLSVVVWLIYIYLFWKLGDPFPILSPKQGILSIEQGISRVGVIGVTVMALLSGFGAVNYPYTSMAYFMRPVTSADVLSIEKRLLQTMDMIIVKKKRIALAKRAANSRAGGQGIWGMLKTVAVNTSSSENIWQLKQEISALELLSRQLFLEAHDTRTMRERLEWARTWRGKYFNVLGCFFSIYCIWKIFISAFNIVFDRVGKIDPVTRGMEIAVHWIGFNIDVAFWSQHVSFFLVGCIVITSIRGLLLTLTKFFYAISSSKSSNIIVLVLAQIMGMHFVSSVLLMRMNMPPEYRSIITAVLGDLQFGFYHRWFDLIFFISAVSSLVFLYIAHQPKQAEKR
- the LOC111049527 gene encoding Golgi pH regulator isoform X2 produces the protein MGFEEVLVILVTQVFFFMGGWVFFVKQLFRDYEVHNRFVQLIFSVTFSLSCTLFELIIFEIIGVFESSSRYWYWNIFLYAILIMLIVIIPFYIGYSILSNISYVKEKLLRPLSVVVWLIYIYLFWKLGDPFPILSPKQGILSIEQGISRVGVIGVTVMALLSGFGAVNYPYTSMAYFMRPVTSADVLSIEKRLLQTMDMIIVKKKRIALAKRAANSRAGGQGIWGMLKTVAVNTSSSENIWQLKQEISALELLSRQLFLEAHDTRTMRERLEWARTWRGKYFNVLGCFFSIYCIWKIFISAFNIVFDRVGKIDPVTRGMEIAVHWIGFNIDVAFWSQHVSFFLVGCIVITSIRGLLLTLTKFFYAISSSKSSNIIVLVLAQIMGMHFVSSVLLMRMNMPPSTGLSLPPFWETCSSVSTIAGSTLYSS